In the Kitasatospora terrestris genome, one interval contains:
- a CDS encoding HAD family hydrolase: MPLLLFDLDNTLLPRDAAFRAWAQDFLADHRLPAGDLDWLTTLDGGGYVPRSTVLGAAKRRYGLDHSMELLLAHYRRGINSHIRCPDPHIAALRVARDAGWTLGIVSNGGTRPQLEKIRRTGLAPLVDGWVISEEAACLKPDPLIFEIAARRCGFPVADGRWTAHTWMVGDHGPADVAGAEATGLRSVWLHHGRPWAELGYRPTLSAPGLPEAVGMVLGAREAPTVADVLATRGRTATTGPVAARQRTRFAPSTPAAALAAAGAVAASLKAAAESQAPAQVRKPQAAVAGGEGEYWARTSTGGATAATGGELRA, translated from the coding sequence ATGCCGCTGCTCCTGTTCGACCTCGACAACACGCTGCTGCCCCGGGACGCCGCGTTCCGGGCCTGGGCACAGGACTTCCTCGCCGACCACCGGCTGCCCGCCGGTGACCTCGACTGGCTCACCACCCTCGACGGCGGCGGCTACGTACCCCGGAGCACCGTACTGGGCGCCGCCAAGCGCCGCTACGGACTCGACCACTCGATGGAGTTGCTCCTCGCCCACTACCGGCGCGGCATCAACTCCCACATCCGGTGCCCCGATCCGCACATCGCCGCCCTGCGGGTCGCCCGCGACGCGGGGTGGACGCTCGGCATCGTCAGCAACGGCGGCACCCGGCCACAACTCGAGAAGATCCGCCGGACCGGACTCGCCCCGCTGGTCGACGGCTGGGTGATCTCCGAAGAGGCCGCCTGCCTCAAGCCCGACCCGCTGATCTTCGAGATCGCCGCCCGGCGGTGCGGGTTCCCCGTCGCCGACGGCCGGTGGACCGCGCACACCTGGATGGTCGGCGACCACGGCCCCGCGGACGTCGCCGGCGCGGAAGCGACCGGACTGCGCAGCGTCTGGCTGCACCACGGCCGTCCCTGGGCCGAACTCGGCTACCGGCCGACCCTCAGCGCCCCCGGTCTGCCGGAAGCCGTCGGCATGGTCCTCGGTGCCCGGGAGGCACCCACGGTCGCCGACGTCCTCGCCACCCGCGGCCGGACGGCGACCACCGGGCCGGTCGCCGCCCGCCAGCGCACCCGGTTCGCACCGTCCACACCCGCCGCGGCCCTGGCCGCCGCCGGAGCGGTGGCGGCCTCGCTCAAGGCCGCCGCCGAGAGCCAGGCCCCGGCCCAGGTCCGCAAGCCGCAAGCCGCCGTGGCGGGCGGCGAGGGCGAGTACTGGGCGAGGACGAGTACTGGAGGAGCGACCGCGGCCACCGGCGGCGAGCTGCGGGCGTAG
- a CDS encoding acyl-CoA dehydrogenase family protein: MFDHRLSSEYEELRRTVAEFANDAIAPKIAEFYEQNEFPYEIVREMGRMGLFGLPFSEEYGGMGGDYFALGLVLEELARVDSSVAITLEAAVSLGAMPIYRFGTEEQKREWLPKLTSGEMLGAFGLTEPEGGSDAGATRTTARYDEATDEWVINGTKCFITNSGTEITGLVTVTALTEPLTRSNESGAELSPTREISSIIVPTGTPGFQVSKKYSKVGWNASDTRELSFTDCRVPAANLLGQRGRGYAQFLRILDEGRIAIAALSTGLAQGCVDQSVSYAGTRRAFGRPIGANQVIQFKLADMEMRAHTARLAWRDAASRLLQNEPFKKEAAIAKLYASEAAVDNAREATQIHGGYGFMNEYPVARMWRDCKILEIGEGTSEVQRMLIARELGITSA, translated from the coding sequence ATGTTCGACCACCGGCTGAGCTCCGAGTACGAGGAACTGCGGCGCACCGTGGCCGAATTCGCCAACGACGCGATCGCGCCCAAGATCGCCGAGTTCTACGAGCAGAACGAGTTCCCGTACGAGATCGTCCGCGAGATGGGGCGGATGGGCCTGTTCGGCCTGCCCTTCTCCGAGGAGTACGGCGGCATGGGCGGCGACTACTTCGCGCTCGGCCTGGTGCTGGAGGAGCTGGCCCGGGTCGACTCCTCGGTGGCGATCACCCTGGAGGCCGCGGTCTCGCTGGGCGCCATGCCCATCTACCGGTTCGGCACCGAGGAGCAGAAGCGCGAGTGGCTGCCGAAGCTGACGAGCGGTGAGATGCTCGGCGCCTTCGGCCTGACCGAGCCCGAGGGCGGCTCGGACGCAGGCGCCACCCGCACCACCGCCCGGTACGACGAGGCCACCGACGAGTGGGTGATCAACGGCACCAAGTGCTTCATCACCAACTCCGGCACCGAGATCACCGGCCTGGTCACCGTCACCGCGCTCACCGAGCCGCTCACTCGTTCGAATGAAAGCGGCGCGGAACTCTCGCCCACCCGCGAGATCTCGTCCATCATCGTGCCCACTGGAACCCCGGGGTTCCAGGTGTCCAAGAAGTACTCCAAGGTCGGGTGGAACGCCTCCGACACCCGCGAACTCTCCTTCACCGACTGCCGGGTCCCCGCCGCCAACCTGCTCGGGCAGCGCGGCCGCGGCTACGCCCAGTTCCTGCGGATCCTCGACGAGGGCCGCATCGCCATCGCAGCCCTGTCCACCGGCCTGGCCCAGGGATGCGTCGACCAGTCCGTCTCCTACGCCGGTACCCGCCGCGCCTTCGGCCGGCCGATCGGCGCCAACCAGGTCATCCAGTTCAAGCTCGCCGACATGGAGATGCGCGCCCACACCGCCCGCCTGGCCTGGCGGGACGCCGCCTCCCGGCTGCTGCAGAACGAACCGTTCAAGAAGGAGGCCGCCATCGCGAAGCTGTACGCCTCCGAGGCCGCGGTCGACAACGCCCGGGAAGCGACCCAGATCCACGGCGGGTACGGCTTCATGAACGAGTACCCGGTCGCCCGCATGTGGCGCGACTGCAAGATCCTGGAGATCGGAGAGGGCACCTCCGAGGTGCAGCGGATGCTCATCGCGCGAGAGCTCGGCATCACCTCGGCCTGA
- a CDS encoding universal stress protein, translating to MTDGIRPTTDRRDGEGGGERVLKEQTSRACDPAFQHGVVVGFDGSLSSERALAYAVGMAKRSRCGLVIVHVANRLPATVWAGCEPPVFVDLPDHRTEILGLELACADFLADVPWILVERGGDICHEIEEVGREYAADAIVVGSTHGLLGKLFGSVSGRLARRANRPVIVIP from the coding sequence ATGACGGACGGCATCCGGCCGACGACCGACCGCCGGGACGGCGAGGGCGGCGGTGAGCGCGTGCTGAAGGAGCAGACCTCTCGGGCCTGCGATCCGGCGTTCCAGCACGGTGTGGTGGTGGGCTTCGACGGCTCGCTCTCGAGCGAGCGCGCGCTGGCCTACGCGGTGGGCATGGCGAAGCGCTCCCGGTGCGGGCTGGTGATCGTCCACGTGGCCAACCGGCTTCCCGCCACCGTGTGGGCGGGCTGCGAGCCGCCGGTCTTCGTGGACCTGCCGGATCACCGCACCGAGATCCTGGGTCTGGAGCTGGCGTGTGCGGACTTCCTCGCCGACGTCCCGTGGATCCTGGTCGAGCGCGGCGGCGACATCTGTCACGAGATCGAGGAGGTGGGCCGTGAGTACGCGGCCGACGCGATCGTCGTCGGCAGTACCCACGGCCTCCTCGGCAAGCTCTTCGGTTCGGTGTCCGGCCGCCTCGCCCGCCGGGCCAACCGCCCCGTGATCGTCATTCCTTAG